The region CTACTTCGCTTGCGAAATTGACCAGGTCGTACACGCGGCACTTGGCTGGTAGCACGCGAAGTCGCTTTTCGCTGAGGGCATCGAGATTAGTCAGACCGTACAGCTGATTCATCCGCCCCGTCAAACGGTGGAAGTCGCCGAGCACGTTGGGGCGATCGAACGACTTCGAGCGGTCCCACTTGAACAGCAACTTGTACAGCTTGTTGCACTCGTTGAGCGAAGCCCACGACGTTTGCGAACTCTCGAAACGTTGACGCAGTCCGGCGTAGCCTTCGCCGTTGTCGTAACTTTCCAGGGCCCGCGAGATGCAGTGGCCGATGTCTTTGCCTAGACTGATGTCGCTGCGGAAGGCCCGGCTGTAGCCAATCGCCCCGTTGCTGCACAACATGCGGAGAAACGAAAGGTAAATTTTCGGCTGGCTGAATCCATCGATCGGCGTTTCCATGACAAAGCGATGCTTGAATCGATCGCCGCCGATTTCAAAATCGCAGTCACCACTGCGAGGGCGATGCGTGCTGGTAATCACTCCCTCGGTGTACTTGATGTCTTTGCCATCGTATTGATCGAGCAGCCCGCGAACTTCTTCATGCGTGATAACGGGGCGTTTTGGATTGCTCACCGAAAGCAAACGCGGCCCCTTGGCACCACCACGTTCCAGGCAAAATCGAACCGAGTCGTTCGGGGCTTTTTCCGAGATTCGCTGGAAGACTTCGCCGTGGTCGAAGTAACGGAAGACGCTTTCGGAAAAACCAAATCGCATGAACATCGACTTCCAGAATCGCTTGGTCGGGCGAAGCTTCTCGCCATGCAATTCGATCCCCGTCACATTTACCCGGCCTGATTTTGCGTCCCGCTCCGCTTCGACACGAAAATCGGAAACGCGAGCATGTCCGTATTCAAAGTTCCATTTCATGAGATTTTCTCCCGTTGGGTCCGCTGTGCGGACCGAAAATGCAGTTGGGTTCCAGACTCCGTAGGCTTGCATCCTCCTGAGGCGATACCAAGGAGGAACGCTTGGTTGGCATGATCGTGATGGCTGACTAAGTGCGAAGTGCCATCCCGACGTTGGTCCGCACAGCGAGCCCTACTAAAACCGATTCCGCCGCTGTTCCCACATCGGTCTCGTTTCTTTGAGGGCAGCGACTAGCTTGGGCAGTTTGACTGGGGTACCGGCGATCAGTTTGCGCGACCGCTGGCTGATCGCTTCAATCTGGCGGTTCATCTTGAGGCTGTTCCACTGATCGCCGGCCCACACGTACTGCTCGTTGGCCGCGGCCGTTTTCAGAATCGGATGCGGGGTTTGTTGGCATTGCACCACTTGCTTGTGCGGGTGATCCGAGTGCTTGCGGAACACTCGGCCGCACATCTGGATGGTGCAGGCCTTGCTTGAAGGACGACAGAAGACCGTCTTCAAGTCGGGGCAGTCAAATCCTTCCGTCAGAATGTTCATGTTGATCAGCACGTTGACTTTGCCGGCAATGAAGTCGGCCAGTTGCCGATCGCGATCACTCTTGGCGGTCACAATCTCGCTGCGAATGCCACGAAGCGTGAGCTCCTCTTGGCATTCGACGCATTGGTCGTGGCGGTGGAAGAAGACAATCGACTTCCCCCACCGCGTGATGTCCGACGCGTAGGTCTCCGCGACGGCACCCGGGGTATATTCCGGAATGGTGTAGTGGTGGTATTCGCTCAGGTAACCATCTTGAATCAACTGATGGATTCCGGCATCGCGAATGACATGATCGAAGCAAAGCTTGACACGGTCGCCGCGGAAGGGAGTCGCGGTCAGCCCCAGGATGTATTGCGGACGAATCGTGCAGTGCAGATTGGCCATGCTCATTGCGGCATCGTGCTGGGCTTCGTCGACAATCAGCATGTCGACTTTCGGAGGATCTTTGTCGAACATCGAGATCAGTTCGAGCTTCACATCGAAGCCGCGAGCCAGGTTTTCGGCTTGAGCCTGGCTAAGCAGATTGCGACGCATCGAAACCCAGCCGATGGAAAGACCGAAATGTTTTTGCATCCACTGGGCGATTGCCAGGCCCATGACCGTTTTCCCGCTGCCCGTGGGACTTTCGACCAGGACCGAGGCACTCGACCCAGCGAACTCGTCGAACGGATCGGCGTGTGCGTTTAAGAGAGCCTTGATCGCCTTGGTGACGATTCGTTTTTGATAAGGACGCGGCTGAGCATCGACACCCTCGAACAGATCTTCCAGCAGGGACAACTCCGCGAAAGCGGACTTTGTTTCGGTCGATTCTTCGATCCAATCACCCAATTCCAGGCCAATTCCCAAAGCCATGACAGACCTCTCCATATCTCGGCAAAGTGATGTGTTTGTGTCGTGTGCAGCCCGGCGGAAAACCTTTCCCATCCGCGACACAGGTACTATCGATTAGCCGGATGACACGTTGGGTCACTTCCGATTTGGCGTAGAAAAATAATTAGGAAAAACAATCGGCACGCGTTGTAAGTGCCAGTGCTGTAGGAGATTAAGAAAGAATGGTATCGATCAGGAAAACATCTGGAACTGCCCTGTCGGTTCGAAGGCGTTCTCGAAATGCCGGACTTCAGGCGTACGTTGGTGTGCCGGCCAGACGATGGCGATGACATCGAATCGGGCCGGGCAGTTTCCCAGCAGGTCGTGTCGTCGCATATACGCTAGCGCGGCACGCGTGAGTCGCTGCTGCTTGTCGCGATTCACCGCTTCATCCGGCGAGCCCTTTTCTTCCGCGGCGCGGGTTTTCACTTCGACGAAAACGATCGTGTGATCTTGCACCGCAATGATGTCGATTTCGCCGAGTCGCGAACGATCTTGGGTCGCGACAATCGTGTAGCCGCGGCGGCGAAGGTACTTGCAGGCGAACTGTTCGCCACGTTGACCTAGCGACTTGGGCTGCCACCACGATTTAAGCCAGGTCAACATGCATCTGCCTTTACGACTTCGCGAGCGGAGGAAGCTCGCTGATATCGGGGAAGTCAGGCCGCGTGCGGTAGTGCGACTCGAGGGCTTCCATGACGGCGAGGACTTGATCTTCCCGCCAAAACCGACCGGCGACTTGCACGCCGACAGGAAGCCCCGTGCTGCCCAGTTCGACCGACTTCGCCAGGCGGTAGCTGGCGTCCGACTTGGTTTCGCGGTCGGTTTCTTCTTCAGGCTGTACCCGTGTCGCGGGAACGTTACCGCACGGCACGCCTAGCAGGTTCATCACTACGCTGTAGCTTGCCGCAGGCATCATGTCGACGGCGTAGTTCCGCTTCAGCGCGGGAGTGGCATGGGTGGGGCACAGAACGACATCGACGTTTGCCGCGTCCCATGTCTGGAAGATCTCGCCGACTTGCTGGGCAGCTTCGTACGTAATTTGCCATAGCGAATTGGCCGAGCGTGGCCCCGACGCTTGAAAGAGGGAAGCCATTTTACGTTTCCGAAATGGCTTCAGCGCGAGCATCGCCACCAGCGGCCGTAGCCATCGGGGCATCGCGGCCAAGCGAACGAGTCGGGCCACTTCTGGATCGAGCTTGCTACCTTTCAGCATCCGACGAAAGTCTTTTCCACCGTCGGCGCTGGCAATCGCAAAGTACGACTTCAGCACCTCCAGCGTGCGGGGAGGTGGAAGTGGAACGATCGTCGCCCCTTGAGCTTTCAGGCCTGCGGCGCCCTCGGCAATCGCTCTTCGCACGGCGGGGCAGGGGGGGAAGAACTCGTCGTCGTCATAAACGCCGATGCGCAGCTGAGCAATATCGATCGGACCATGGTCAGAAAATCCCAGCGGAGGATCTTCCGCCTCGTCCCATTTGGTTTGGGGATCTCGACGCGACAAAACCTGCATCGCCAGGCGAAGATCGGCCACGTGCCGTGCCATGGGACCTGGCTGGAATTCGAGCCACGACATGCCACGTAAGTTTTCGACCGCTCCGCTGCGGACCAGTCGCCGCGATGTCGGCTTCAAACCGGCGATTCCGCAGAAGTGACTCGGCAGGCGAATGCTTCCGCCCAAGTCGCTGCCCAGTCCGAGGGCCGTTCCGCCGGCCGCCAAAATGGCTGCTTCGCCACCACTGCTTCCGCCGACACTGCGATCGACGTTCCAAGGATTGTGCGTCGTGCCGAAGACCGGATTGCGTGTCTCGTGAATGATCATTAATTGCGGCACATTCGTGAGCCCCAAGACCACTCCACCAGCTTGCCGAAGCCGCGCGACCAAAGGCCCGTCACTGGGATGTTCGACCGCGGGAGTCGTCATCCCCAGCGTCGACTTTCCGCCCGCTACGTGGAAGCATTCTTTAATCGAAAGAGGAACACCGCGCAGCAAGCCTCCTTCGCAAAAGTGAGGATCGTTGTCGAGCCGTTTGGCCGTTTCGGTGGCCTGATCAAAGAACGTTTCGACCACGGCATTCAATGAAGGATTGACCGCTTCGATCCGCTGAATGTGTGCGGCGACCACTTCGCTCGACGAGACCTCGCCGGAAGAAACCAATCGGGCCAACTGGGCGGCACCCAGTTGCCAAAGTTTTTGGGACGTGCGTTGCATGGCCTGATTCTACCGAAGAGCCTCCGTGATGTCTCGGAGTCTAATGATCCCGATTTTGATTGTCGAACGTGTGGGCAAAGCTAGAATGCATTTTATGAACCAACAAATTCCCCCAGACGTTCAGGAAAGAATCGCGGCTCGAATTGCTAAGGGCAACTTTAACAGTGAAGAGGAAGTGTTGCGCCAAGCGATAGATGCCTTGGATCGCATGGAAGAGGAAGCCGTTCTCCAGTGGAACGCGAAAACCCAGCAGGCCATCGCTGATAGCGAATCGGGCAATTTTTCGCCGCTTAACAAAGAAGAGGTAATCCAACGCGTTCGTGACCGTCTTGCTCAAGCCGGGATTATTGCCTGATCATGGAGATTGTCTCGACTGACTTGTCTGAACTGACACTGCCCAGGTTGATCTGTCGAAATTCGGTATTACATTGTCGTCGTCGATCGTCGTTTAGAACGAGCCGATCGAATCGTTGATGGGGCGTAACACATGCTCAGCACTCTCTAGCTTGCCCCGGTTCCTAGCCATTGGCCCATGCCGTTGAGGATCATGTCGACGGCGATCGTGCCGGTGAGCAGGGCCATGATTCGGCCGATCGTGTCGAGGTAGCGTTCCATGATCGGTTCCCAGCGTTTGCGGATCATGTCATGAATCCATTTCAGGACGATGATCGAGATCACGCAGACGAAGACGGCAAATCCGATCGCCCCAGCCGCTTCCGGGATCGACACTTTGGAGCCTGTCACGATCGAAGCGCTGATCGTTCCTGGTCCCAGCATAAAGGGCAAAGCCGTTCCTTCGGCGCCGTGCGGCTGTTCACCTCGCAGGCCTTTAAGGGCACTGCTGCCGTTCATCACCAGGCGAATCGAAACCAGCAAAAACACCACTCCGCCGAACATCAAGAACGACTCGTAGCGGACTTTGAAGATTGTGGTGAAGACCTGATCTCCCACAACCGCAAAGCCAAAGTAAATGGCAGCACTCATAAGCCCGGTGCGCACCATCGTTTTGGTGAAACTCTGCAGGTCTAATCCTTCGATTAGATCAAGCAGGTAGATGCACAGGAGAAAAGGATTTAAGAGAACTAGTAGCAGTGTCGCGGAGTCAATCAGCTCTTGGCTAAGCATCGTGGGGCTAGGCTTCCAATACCGTCTTGAGAAATTCCTGGGTGCGTTTTTCTTTGGGTTCGGTGAAAATCTGGCTCGGCGGACCTTCTTCGAGGATGACGCCTTGGTCGAAGAACAGCACGCGATCAGCGATCTCTCGTGCGAAGTTCATCTCGTGGGTGACCAACAGCATCGTCATGTCCGACTTTTCGGCCAGCTTCCGCAGCACGTTGAGCACTTCGTGTACCAACTCGGGGTCGAGCGCGGAGGTGACTTCGTCGAACAGCATGATCTCTGGCTGCATCGCCAAGGCTCGCGCAATCGCGACGCGCTGTTTCTGCCCGCCGGAAAGTTGGGCCGGGTGCGCGTCCGCTTTGCCATCCATGCCGACCATTTCCAGCAGCTGCATCGCTTTCTCGTCGGCGACGGTACCGGAAACGTTGTTCACCAGTTTCGGGGCGAGCGTTAAATTCTGACGAACGGAAAGATGGGGAAACAAAAAGAAGTGCTGGAAAACCATCCCCAGCTTCGAACGCATCCGCCGCATGTGGGCTTCGTCCGCTTTCTTCTCGGTGCCGTTGACGTTCATCGTCCAAACTGATTCGCCATCGACCATCACCGTGCCGCCGTTGGGGGCTTCCAGCGTCATCAGGATCCGTAGCAACGTACTTTTGCCGGAACCGCTGGGACCGATGATGGCAATCTTTTCGCCGGAATGAATATCGACGTTCAAGCCTCGCAGCACCTGGTTAGTGCCGTAGGTCTTTTGGAGATCGCGAATTTGAAGTTGAGGGGTCGTGTCGCTCATGAGGTCATTGCCGCGGTGCGTTTGCGAAGCCATTCGACCGACAGCCCAGCCAATAGGCTTAGCAGGATGAAAAGCACACCCACGATCGTCAGGGGTTCCAGGTATCGGTAATGTTCGTTGCCGAAGATCTTTGCTTCGTTCAAGATTTCCAAGACAGTAATCGTCGACAGCAGCGGTGCTTCCTTCAGCATCGCGATCAGGTAATTGCCGAGGTTCGGCAGGATGGGCGGAATCGCTTGGGGAAGGATCACGTAGCGATAGGTTTGCAGCGGGGTCAGATTCAGCGCTTTGGCCGCGTTCCATTGGCCCCGAGCGATACCATCGAGCCCTGCCCGATAGACTTCAGCCGTATAGCAGCTGTAATGCACGCCGAGCACCAGGATACCGGTCATCAGCGGCGAGAAGCCTCGGCCGACCACGTCGATCATGACGTAATAGACGAAAAACAGCTGTACCAGTAGCGGCGTACTCCGGACGAACTCGACAACGCCCCACGCTGGCCAACTGATGTAAGTCGATTTCGAGCGGCGCATCACGGCCCAAAGCAAACCAAGGATCAACGCCAGGACCATGCCGCCGGCGACCGCTTCCAGGGTGACGATTAAACCGCTAAGGATGTGCGGCATGACTTGCCACACGACGTCCCATTTCCACATGGTTAGTTCCCTCCTCCGTAATCACGTCCTCGGGAATAGCGATGCTCCAGCACGCGGAAGATGGCGGTGATGATCATCGAGAGCAGGAAGTAAACGATCAGCAGCAAGCCAAAGATCTCGAACGAACGATGAGTATCGTCTCGCAGGAACTTGCCCTGCAGCGTGAGGTCGGTCACGGTGATTGTCGAGACCAACGCGGTTCCTTTGAGAAGTTCGATCATCAAGTTCCCAAACGGCGGAATCATCGCCAGGATTGCTTGAGGAAAGATGACGTATCGCATCGTTTGCCATCGGCTGAGGTTCAACGCGGCGGCAGCTTGATATTGTCCTTTAGGAACCGATTCGAGACTGGCCCGCACGACTTCGGCGCCATAGGCTCCGACGTTCGCACCCAAAACCAAGATGCCGGTCGAGATGGCATCGAGGCGGATATTGGTCAGCTCCGGCATCGCGAAGTAGAACCAATACAGCAAGATCAACGCACTCGCACCGCGGAAAACGGTGATGTAAAACGCGCTTAGCCAACGCAGAATTGGATCGGTCGACTTGCTCCACACGCCAAACAGCACCGACAAAAAGATCGCCACAGCGCAGCCGCCGAGCGTGATGATGACAGTGATGTGCAGCCCTTGCAGCAGGAAGGGAAGCAGGTCAAAGGGAGGGGGGAGATTGCTCACGGTGTTTCAGACAATTCCTTCGCAGTAACATCGCCTGGCAGGGTCGACTCGTCGAAGCCGAATGGTTCGATCAGTTCCAGATGCTCCGGCGAACCAATGAACTTGGCGAGTTCTTCATTGAAACGTTCTCGCAGTGCGACATCCTCTTGGCGAAAGCCGAACGCCCCGTAGCCCCGAATCGTGTTGCCATCGATCACTGGGTCTTGGAAGTCGCTTGCTTTCTCGATCTCGTCGCTGTCTTGCTTGCGTAGCAAATCGTTGACCGTTAAGTCGGTCGCGGCGACGGCATCGATCTGCCCACCTTTGAGTCCCAGGATAGCGCTGTTGTAGTCCGAGAAGACTAACACCTGGTTATCGCTGACACCCATATCTCGGGCATACCCTTGCTCGACGCTTCCCCCCATCACGCCGATCTTGGCGTCGGGGTTGTCGCGGACATCTTCGTATCCGTGCAAATCGAGCGGGTTGCCTGCTTTCACGATAAACGACTCACCGATTCCGTACGTCGGATTGGAGAAGGAGATCTCTTTGGCTCGCTGGGGGGTGATGTACATCCCCGCGGCAATCATGTCGACTCGTTTCGCTTTCAGACCAGGAATGAGTGATCCGAAATCCGCCACAATGGGTTCCACATGGTCGACACCCATCTTTTTTAAGATCGCTTTGGCAATTTCTGGAGCCTCGCCGGTGACCTCGCCTGTAGTTGTATCGAGGTATCCGTAGGGGGCCTCATTGGCGAACGCGATGCGGATTGTTCCTGTCCGCTGAATCCGGGCTAAGGTGTTTTCATCATTGACGTTAGTCCGGGTTGCTTGCCAAAAGATTACGCCCAGGCCTGCTACTAGTATTAGCAGTACTGATATACCGGTTAATGAAATCTCAGACTTATTTTCATCGAACATTATTTTGTTCGTTTCGTAACTATTGATAGCGAGACAAGTTGTGTCTTTGGCATGTTCTCCGAGAAAACAGTTGTGAGCACATTGATCTCGGAGCCCAAACGTGCTAAATTCTAAAGCTAATTAGTTGCGGCAGCAACCATTGCTGCAGTAATTTTCGCGAATCCAGTTGCCTGGGTACTCCCCTCGGTCGTGTGGATCGACGGGACGCGAAGCAGATGGACTCTAGAGGAGGTAATCAGCCCGGATGATCATCCGGAAACCTTGCGTCGAAGACGGCGCGAAGCTTCGTCAGTTGGTCGCCAACAGCGAAGAGATAGACGATAACTCGTGCTACCTCTACTTACTGTTGTGCCAAGATTTCGCCGACACTTGTGTCGTCGCGGAACTTGATGGATCCATCGTTGGTTTTGTTACGGGATATACCCCGCCGACGCGACCAACATCCTTATTCGTTTGGCAGGTCGTTGTCGCGCCGGAAGCGAGACGCCAGGGTTTAGCCAAGCGGATGTTAGAAGCACTGATTGCTCAATTCCCCGCAGACAAGCTTGAGTGGGTCGAGGCGACCATTACGCCTGACAACCAGCCATCTCGCGGACTCTTTGCTGCCCTGGCACGTTCCTTGCATACAGAAATAGCATTCACACCCTATTTCCTCGCGGAACACTTCGGAAACTTTGCGCACGATCCGGAAGAGCTATGCCGGGTTGGCCCCATAAGCCCCAAACAGTAATCGAATATTCGAAATTGGCCTCAAACCAATAAGAGAGATCATGAATATTATTGACCGAATGGAATCAAACGTACGTGGTTATTGCCGATCGTTCCCTACGACGTTCAAGACGTCGAAGGACCACTTGATGATCGACGAGCGAGGCAAAGCGTACATCGACTTTTTCGCTGGTGCTGGCTCGCTGAACTACGGCCACAACAACGAAACCCTCAAAAACGCGTTGATCGAGTACATCTCGAACGATGGCATTACCCACGCGCTCGACATGACCACCGTCGCTAAGAAGAAGTTGCTGCAGTCGATGCAGGACGTCCTCTTCGCTCCTCGCGGTATGGAATACAAAGTGATGTTCCCTGGACCAACGGGAACCAACGCGGTCGAAAGCGCTTTGAAGCTTGCCCGTAAAGTCACCGGCCGCCAGAACGTTATTTCGTTCACCAACGGTTTCCACGGTATGACGCTCGGTTCGCTGGCGATCACCGGAAACAGTGGCAAACGAGCCGGTGCCGGGGTTGCTCTGCACAACACGACTCACATGCCGTTCTGCGATTACTTCGACGCCGAGACCGACACAATCTCGATGATCGAAAACTATCTGGAAGACAACAGCAGCGGGATCGATAAGCCTGCGGCGTTCATCTTGGAAACGGTTCAGGCCGAAGGTGGCGTGAATGTCGCTTCCAAGCAGTGGCTGCAGCGGATTGCCGAACTGGCCAAAGCTTCCGGTGCGTTGTTGATCCTCGACGACATTCAAGTCGGTTGCGGTCGTACCGGTCCGTTCTTCAGCTTCGAGTTCGCTGACATCCAGCCCGATATCATCTGTCTGTCGAAATCGCTTTCCGGTTACGGTTTGCCATTCGCACTGACGATGATGAAGCCTGAATTCGACGCCTTCAATCCTGGCGAGCATAACGGTACGTTCCGTGGGCATAACCCTGCGTTCGTGACCGCCGCTGCCGCTCTGGAAACCTACTGGCGTGACGATCGTCTGTCGAAGGAAGTCCACGAGAAGGCCCGCATCATCAAGGATGCGTTCCTCGAAATGGCTGATCGATACGACGGTAGCGTCCGTGGTCGCGGGATGATCCAGGGGATTGAATTCTCGGACAAATCGCTGGCCAACAAGATCTCGAAGTCGGCGTTCAACCGCGGCTTGATCGTTGAAACGGCCGGACCAAACGACGAAGTCCTGAAGGTTCTTCCGCCACTGACGATCGAATACGACGCCCTGAAGGAAGGTCTGCGGATCATCACCGAAGCGATCCACGAAAACCTTCGCTCGGAAGTTTCGACGAAGTCGATCGTTCCTGCCAAGTCGTAACCGACGGCAACTAAAAACAGCCCAACCGCATCGTCCGTTGTGGCGATGTTCCGGTAAGCAATACCCGGGGGCCTCTGCTAAGGTGGAGTGCCCCTGTTTTTTTTATAGGTTGTCCCCCCGTGGCATCCTGCCTCTGGAAGTGCCGTCGAATGTCGCCACAATGAATTCGTGGCTTGACCCCATTCGGGCATTGCTTCCGGAGACTCAACGGAAAATCACTCACGTTTAATCGATAGAAAATCAGGAGTTATTCAACATGCTGGTACGAAGTCTCGACGAGATCAAAGGAACCGACCGCGACGTCGAAGGTGGCAACTGGAACAGCCGTCGCTTGCTGCTCGCTGGCGACAAGATGGGCTTTTCGCTGCACGACACGATCTTGCGTGAAGGGACCACCACGCCGATTCATTACCAGAACCACTTGGAAGCGGTCTACTGCATCGAAGGCCACGCCACCGTCGAGCTCGTCCCAAGCGGCGAGAAATTCGAGATCAAGCCTGGCACGGTCTATGCACTCGACAAAAACGACAAGCATCTGCTGACGGCGCACGTCGATACACGCATGGTTTGTGTATTCAATCCAGCTGTGGTGGGTAACGAAGTCCACGACGAAAATGGCGTTTATCCTGCGGCGACCGACAGTTAATGCGAGCCGATTGCCTGATCTGAAGCAATGGGTCAGGGTGCCATGCTCACGTTTGCGTGGGCATGTCCCATTCCGTAGTTACTTCAGATCGGACGAACGGCGACACTCGACGCATCATGCGATTTCCAGCGGCCGCCCCCATGGGCCGCTGGGATATGCGTCGTGAATCGTGACGGTCCCTGACCGGATCGCGACCGCCCTGATCGGCTGTGTGCCGAATGGGACCGTCGAACCCACGAATCACG is a window of Bremerella sp. TYQ1 DNA encoding:
- a CDS encoding DUF932 domain-containing protein: MKWNFEYGHARVSDFRVEAERDAKSGRVNVTGIELHGEKLRPTKRFWKSMFMRFGFSESVFRYFDHGEVFQRISEKAPNDSVRFCLERGGAKGPRLLSVSNPKRPVITHEEVRGLLDQYDGKDIKYTEGVITSTHRPRSGDCDFEIGGDRFKHRFVMETPIDGFSQPKIYLSFLRMLCSNGAIGYSRAFRSDISLGKDIGHCISRALESYDNGEGYAGLRQRFESSQTSWASLNECNKLYKLLFKWDRSKSFDRPNVLGDFHRLTGRMNQLYGLTNLDALSEKRLRVLPAKCRVYDLVNFASEVATHHADEAASRTLQAYIGSLISDEYDMEGTAGEGSEFADFFVTDEKPANVLMN
- a CDS encoding DEAD/DEAH box helicase, producing the protein MALGIGLELGDWIEESTETKSAFAELSLLEDLFEGVDAQPRPYQKRIVTKAIKALLNAHADPFDEFAGSSASVLVESPTGSGKTVMGLAIAQWMQKHFGLSIGWVSMRRNLLSQAQAENLARGFDVKLELISMFDKDPPKVDMLIVDEAQHDAAMSMANLHCTIRPQYILGLTATPFRGDRVKLCFDHVIRDAGIHQLIQDGYLSEYHHYTIPEYTPGAVAETYASDITRWGKSIVFFHRHDQCVECQEELTLRGIRSEIVTAKSDRDRQLADFIAGKVNVLINMNILTEGFDCPDLKTVFCRPSSKACTIQMCGRVFRKHSDHPHKQVVQCQQTPHPILKTAAANEQYVWAGDQWNSLKMNRQIEAISQRSRKLIAGTPVKLPKLVAALKETRPMWEQRRNRF
- a CDS encoding YraN family protein, with amino-acid sequence MLTWLKSWWQPKSLGQRGEQFACKYLRRRGYTIVATQDRSRLGEIDIIAVQDHTIVFVEVKTRAAEEKGSPDEAVNRDKQQRLTRAALAYMRRHDLLGNCPARFDVIAIVWPAHQRTPEVRHFENAFEPTGQFQMFS
- a CDS encoding amidase; protein product: MQRTSQKLWQLGAAQLARLVSSGEVSSSEVVAAHIQRIEAVNPSLNAVVETFFDQATETAKRLDNDPHFCEGGLLRGVPLSIKECFHVAGGKSTLGMTTPAVEHPSDGPLVARLRQAGGVVLGLTNVPQLMIIHETRNPVFGTTHNPWNVDRSVGGSSGGEAAILAAGGTALGLGSDLGGSIRLPSHFCGIAGLKPTSRRLVRSGAVENLRGMSWLEFQPGPMARHVADLRLAMQVLSRRDPQTKWDEAEDPPLGFSDHGPIDIAQLRIGVYDDDEFFPPCPAVRRAIAEGAAGLKAQGATIVPLPPPRTLEVLKSYFAIASADGGKDFRRMLKGSKLDPEVARLVRLAAMPRWLRPLVAMLALKPFRKRKMASLFQASGPRSANSLWQITYEAAQQVGEIFQTWDAANVDVVLCPTHATPALKRNYAVDMMPAASYSVVMNLLGVPCGNVPATRVQPEEETDRETKSDASYRLAKSVELGSTGLPVGVQVAGRFWREDQVLAVMEALESHYRTRPDFPDISELPPLAKS
- a CDS encoding MarC family protein, producing MLSQELIDSATLLLVLLNPFLLCIYLLDLIEGLDLQSFTKTMVRTGLMSAAIYFGFAVVGDQVFTTIFKVRYESFLMFGGVVFLLVSIRLVMNGSSALKGLRGEQPHGAEGTALPFMLGPGTISASIVTGSKVSIPEAAGAIGFAVFVCVISIIVLKWIHDMIRKRWEPIMERYLDTIGRIMALLTGTIAVDMILNGMGQWLGTGAS
- the ehuA gene encoding ectoine/hydroxyectoine ABC transporter ATP-binding protein EhuA, giving the protein MSDTTPQLQIRDLQKTYGTNQVLRGLNVDIHSGEKIAIIGPSGSGKSTLLRILMTLEAPNGGTVMVDGESVWTMNVNGTEKKADEAHMRRMRSKLGMVFQHFFLFPHLSVRQNLTLAPKLVNNVSGTVADEKAMQLLEMVGMDGKADAHPAQLSGGQKQRVAIARALAMQPEIMLFDEVTSALDPELVHEVLNVLRKLAEKSDMTMLLVTHEMNFAREIADRVLFFDQGVILEEGPPSQIFTEPKEKRTQEFLKTVLEA
- the ehuD gene encoding ectoine/hydroxyectoine ABC transporter permease subunit EhuD — translated: MWKWDVVWQVMPHILSGLIVTLEAVAGGMVLALILGLLWAVMRRSKSTYISWPAWGVVEFVRSTPLLVQLFFVYYVMIDVVGRGFSPLMTGILVLGVHYSCYTAEVYRAGLDGIARGQWNAAKALNLTPLQTYRYVILPQAIPPILPNLGNYLIAMLKEAPLLSTITVLEILNEAKIFGNEHYRYLEPLTIVGVLFILLSLLAGLSVEWLRKRTAAMTS
- the ehuC gene encoding ectoine/hydroxyectoine ABC transporter permease subunit EhuC is translated as MSNLPPPFDLLPFLLQGLHITVIITLGGCAVAIFLSVLFGVWSKSTDPILRWLSAFYITVFRGASALILLYWFYFAMPELTNIRLDAISTGILVLGANVGAYGAEVVRASLESVPKGQYQAAAALNLSRWQTMRYVIFPQAILAMIPPFGNLMIELLKGTALVSTITVTDLTLQGKFLRDDTHRSFEIFGLLLIVYFLLSMIITAIFRVLEHRYSRGRDYGGGN
- the ehuB gene encoding ectoine/hydroxyectoine ABC transporter substrate-binding protein EhuB, with amino-acid sequence MFDENKSEISLTGISVLLILVAGLGVIFWQATRTNVNDENTLARIQRTGTIRIAFANEAPYGYLDTTTGEVTGEAPEIAKAILKKMGVDHVEPIVADFGSLIPGLKAKRVDMIAAGMYITPQRAKEISFSNPTYGIGESFIVKAGNPLDLHGYEDVRDNPDAKIGVMGGSVEQGYARDMGVSDNQVLVFSDYNSAILGLKGGQIDAVAATDLTVNDLLRKQDSDEIEKASDFQDPVIDGNTIRGYGAFGFRQEDVALRERFNEELAKFIGSPEHLELIEPFGFDESTLPGDVTAKELSETP
- the ectA gene encoding diaminobutyrate acetyltransferase, with the protein product MIIRKPCVEDGAKLRQLVANSEEIDDNSCYLYLLLCQDFADTCVVAELDGSIVGFVTGYTPPTRPTSLFVWQVVVAPEARRQGLAKRMLEALIAQFPADKLEWVEATITPDNQPSRGLFAALARSLHTEIAFTPYFLAEHFGNFAHDPEELCRVGPISPKQ
- the ectB gene encoding diaminobutyrate--2-oxoglutarate transaminase produces the protein MNIIDRMESNVRGYCRSFPTTFKTSKDHLMIDERGKAYIDFFAGAGSLNYGHNNETLKNALIEYISNDGITHALDMTTVAKKKLLQSMQDVLFAPRGMEYKVMFPGPTGTNAVESALKLARKVTGRQNVISFTNGFHGMTLGSLAITGNSGKRAGAGVALHNTTHMPFCDYFDAETDTISMIENYLEDNSSGIDKPAAFILETVQAEGGVNVASKQWLQRIAELAKASGALLILDDIQVGCGRTGPFFSFEFADIQPDIICLSKSLSGYGLPFALTMMKPEFDAFNPGEHNGTFRGHNPAFVTAAAALETYWRDDRLSKEVHEKARIIKDAFLEMADRYDGSVRGRGMIQGIEFSDKSLANKISKSAFNRGLIVETAGPNDEVLKVLPPLTIEYDALKEGLRIITEAIHENLRSEVSTKSIVPAKS
- a CDS encoding ectoine synthase; translated protein: MLVRSLDEIKGTDRDVEGGNWNSRRLLLAGDKMGFSLHDTILREGTTTPIHYQNHLEAVYCIEGHATVELVPSGEKFEIKPGTVYALDKNDKHLLTAHVDTRMVCVFNPAVVGNEVHDENGVYPAATDS